In one Culex quinquefasciatus strain JHB chromosome 2, VPISU_Cqui_1.0_pri_paternal, whole genome shotgun sequence genomic region, the following are encoded:
- the LOC6036649 gene encoding uncharacterized protein LOC6036649 — protein sequence MTIQEGRNAKQPTSHSIGSGSHLATSTSTTNNTSRSNGVLSAFFGSLTAGASAARSASHHHHHQPSSEQQEPIPTPPQHQQPAIAVPVVEEAAAAAVAMVGVASDNNNQQPFRGERPLQNGCEDKWSWSKRDRSKEVWLSGANNRTVHFHPNWSKGTAGIRGTRVLNNGRYYWELSVSQRVFGTRLSYDNYETWKRRARQFLTREGLWSYVVGDAKAEVKKSPEWAVKDDLALQTIGYLVDDALQREIEDAVTAKEAWEMLRKYFVKDSSVGKVALIKRLSKMELAEGGDVREFLLAMEELFEKMGNVGVRMDEDLKACFILANLPESYDSTVASIHGRMDVLSMNFVKTKLMEEYDRRKDKRSQDTERERQWYPVVCSTAAKTEMVLTESRRDFVNLQDRCRAVIIKHIKTREKLDRLNLPYCITNYLAEALSDCTTPVTPLEQQLIDYYLF from the exons ATGACCATTCAGGAGGGTCGTAACGCGAAACAACCCACCAGCCACAGCATCGGTTCCGGAAGCCACCTTGCCACCTCTACCAGCACAACCAACAACACCAGCAGGAGCAATGGAGTACTCAGCGCCTTCTTCGGATCACTCACGGCCGGAGCTTCCGCCGCCAGAAGTGCCTCCCACCATCATCACCATCAACCAAGTTCCGAACAGCAGGAACCGATTCCAACTCCTCCGCAGCACCAACAACCCGCCATCGCAGTACCGGTTGTGGAAGAAGCGGCGGCGGCTGCGGTGGCCATGGTCGGGGTGGCCTCGGACAACAACAACCAGCAGCCGTTCCGGGGGGAGCGCCCGCTGCAGAACGGCTGCGAGGACAAGTGGAGCTGGAGCAAGCGGGACCGCTCGAAGGAGGTGTGGCTGAGCGGGGCCAACAATCGGACGGTGCACTTCCACCCCAACTGGAGCAAGGGTACGGCCGGAATCCGAGGCACGCGGGTGCTCAACAACGGCCGCTACTACTGGGAGCTGAGTGTGTCGCAGCGGGTGTTTGGGACGAG GTTGAGCTACGACAACTATGAAACCTGGAAGCGTCGTGCGAGGCAGTTCTTGACGCGAGAAGGACTCTGGAGTTACGTTGTCGGTGATGCAAAGGCAGAGGTGAAGAAATCTCCCGAGTGGGCGGTCAAAGACGATCTGGCACTGCAAACCATCGGGTACCTGGTTGACGATGCGCTGCAGAGAGAGATAGAGGATGCTGTTACGGCGAAGGAAGCTTGGGAGATGCTGCGGAAGTATTTTGTGAAGGATTCTTCAGTGGGCAAGGTGGCACTTATCAAGCGGCTTTCGAAGATGGAGCTCGCCGAAGGAGGTGACGTTCGAGAATTTTTGTTGGCAATGGAggagcttttcgaaaaaatgggcAACGTTGGCGTTCGCATGGACGAGGACCTCAAGGCTTGTTTCATCTTGGCAAATCTGCCAGAGTCCTACGACAGCACTGTGGCGTCGATACACGGGCGGATGGACGTTCTTTCGATGAATTTCGTGAAGACAAAGCTGATGGAGGAGTACGATCGCCGCAAGGACAAGCGATCGCAAGACACGGAACGAGAAAGGCAATG GTATCCGGTGGTTTGCTCAACGGCGGCCAAAACCGAGATGGTGCTGACGGAGTCGCGGCGGGACTTTGTCAACCTGCAGGACCGCTGCCGGGCCGTAATCATCAAGCACATCAAGACGCGCGAGAAGCTGGACCGGTTGAACCTTCCGTACTGTATCACCAACTACCTGGCGGAGGCCCTGTCCGATTGTACCACGCCGGTGACGCCCCTGGAGCAGCAGCTGATCGATTACTATCTGTTCTAG